Proteins encoded by one window of Corynebacterium amycolatum:
- the deoD gene encoding purine-nucleoside phosphorylase — protein MSDTTGKSTPHINPKGAPIAETILLPGDPLRAKFIAETYLDDVVQFNEVRNMLGFTGTYQGQEVSVMGSGMGIPSISLYSWELIHVFGCKKLIRVGSCGALQPELDLYDVVIGQTASTDSNFLSQYNLPGTFAPSASFRLIEDVRDRAREQGITTHVGNILSSDIFYNFQDDVNDRWARMGVLAVEMESAGLYATAAEAGVEAMGIFTVSDNIVTGGKTTPEEREKAFTTMMELALPLARL, from the coding sequence ATGTCCGATACCACTGGTAAGAGCACTCCACACATCAACCCAAAGGGTGCGCCGATTGCAGAAACTATTTTGTTGCCAGGTGACCCGCTGCGTGCGAAGTTCATTGCGGAGACCTATTTGGACGATGTCGTTCAGTTCAACGAAGTTCGCAACATGCTGGGTTTTACCGGCACCTACCAGGGGCAGGAAGTGTCTGTCATGGGGTCCGGTATGGGTATTCCGTCTATCTCGCTGTACTCCTGGGAACTTATCCATGTTTTCGGCTGCAAGAAGCTGATTCGCGTCGGTTCGTGCGGCGCGTTGCAGCCGGAGCTGGACCTGTATGACGTGGTTATTGGCCAGACGGCGTCGACTGACTCCAATTTTCTATCGCAGTACAACTTGCCGGGAACATTCGCCCCGTCCGCATCTTTCCGTCTGATTGAAGATGTTCGCGATCGCGCCCGCGAGCAGGGCATCACAACACACGTCGGCAACATCTTGTCCAGCGATATTTTCTACAACTTCCAGGATGATGTGAACGACCGTTGGGCACGCATGGGTGTGCTGGCGGTGGAGATGGAATCTGCTGGCCTTTATGCCACTGCCGCCGAGGCCGGTGTGGAGGCCATGGGAATCTTCACTGTGTCGGACAACATCGTCACCGGTGGAAAGACCACTCCGGAAGAACGTGAGAAGGCCTTCACGACGATGATGGAGCTCGCATTGCCGCTGGCTCGACTCTAG